One stretch of Nicotiana tabacum cultivar K326 chromosome 18, ASM71507v2, whole genome shotgun sequence DNA includes these proteins:
- the LOC107775221 gene encoding adagio protein 1, with translation MEWDSNSDLSGEDDDVIEEEVDDELDEDGEKLGFMLSGGGAALPFPIDSLLQPAPCGFVVTDALEPDHPIIYVNSVFEMVTGYRAEEVLGRNCRFLQCRGPYAKRRHPLVDSTVVAEIRRCIDQGIEFQGELLNFRKDGSPLMNRLRMTPIYGDDEAITHIIGIQFFKEVNIDLGPLPGSLVKEPTRLLDKYRSSLSSSGPVSEGNRTISRGFCGILQLSDEVLALKVLSRLTPRDIASVGSVSRRLYELTKNEDLWRMVCQNAWGSETTRVLETVPGAKRLGWGRLARELTTLEAAAWRKLTVGGAVEPSRCNFSACAVGNRVVLFGGEGVNMQPMNDTFVLDLNSSNPEWKYVKVSSPPPGRWGHTLSCVNGSHLVVFGGCGRQGLLNDVFVLDLDAKQPTWREISSLAPPLPRSWHSSCTLDGTKLIVSGGCADSGVLLSDTFLLDLSIEKPVWHEIPVTWTPPSRLGHTLSVYGGRKILMFGGLAKSGPLRFRSSDVFTMDLSEEEPCWRCVTGSGMPGAGNPGGVAPPPRLDHVAVSLPGGRILVFGGSVAGLHSASRLYILDPTEEKPTWRILNVPGRLPRFAWGHSTCIVGGTRAIVLGGQTGEEWMLSELHELSLASSAI, from the exons ATGGAGTGGGACAGTAACTCGGATTTGAGCGGAGAAGATGATGATGTGATTGAGGAAGAAGTCGACGACGAGTTAGATGAGGATGGGGAGAAGCTAGGGTTTATGTTGAGTGGTGGCGGTGCGGCCTTGCCTTTTCCTATTGACTCGCTTCTGCAACCGGCGCCCTGTGGTTTTGTTGTGACCGATGCTTTGGAGCCCGACCATCCGATTATATATGTCAATTCTGTCTTTGAGATGGTCACTGGTTACCGTGCTGAAGAAGTCCTTGGCCGCAactg TCGCTTCTTGCAATGTAGAGGCCCGTACGCCAAACGAAGGCATCCTCTTGTGGACTCAACTGTAGTAGCAGAAATTAGAAGATGCATTGACCAAGGGATTGAATTTCAAGGCGAATTGTTAAACTTTAGAAAAGATGGATCTCCTTTGATGAATAGGCTGCGTATGACTCCTATATATGGGGATGATGAAGCAATAACTCACATTATTGGTATTCAATTCTTCAAGGAAGTAAATATTGATTTGGGTCCACTTCCAGGATCCTTGGTAAAGGAGCCTACAAGACTACTGGATAAGTACCGTTCTAGCCTTTCTTCTAGTGGACCAGTCTCAGAAGGAAACCGCACTATCAGTCGTGGGTTTTGCGGTATATTGCAGTTGAGTGATGAAGTCCTAGCCCTCAAGGTTCTTTCACGGTTGACCCCGAGAGACATTGCGTCTGTTGGTTCTGTTTCTAGACGACTTTATGAGCTGACAAAAAATGAAGATCTTTGGCGAATGGTCTGTCAAAATGCATGGGGTAGTGAAACAACTCGTGTGTTAGAGACGGTGCCGGGAGCTAAAAGATTGGGTTGGGGCAGATTGGCTAGAGAATTAACTACTCTAGAAGCGGCAGCATGGAGGAAGCTAACTGTTGGAGGTGCTGTTGAACCTTCACGTTGCAACTTCAGTGCATGTGCAGTAGGGAACCGTGTTGTACTCTTTGGTGGAGAGGGGGTCAACATGCAACCAATGAATGATACTTTTGTATTGGACTTGAATTCCAGCAATCCAGAGTGGAAATATGTCAAAGTCAGCTCTCCTCCTCCTGGACGTTGGGGGCACACACTCTCTTGTGTGAATGGATCTCATCTTGTTGTGTTTGGAGGCTGTGGAAGGCAGGGCCTCCTGAATGATGTCTTTGTGCTGGATTTGGATGCCAAACAACCAACTTGGCGTGAAATCTCTAGTTTGGCGCCTCCGCTTCCAAGATCTTGGCACAGCTCCTGTACCTTGGATGGTACCAAGTTGATAGTCTCTGGTGGTTGTGCAGATTCTGGTGTGCTTCTAAGTGATACTTTCCTGCTTGATCTGTCTATAGAGAAGCCTGTGTGGCATGAGATACCGGTGACGTGGACTCCACCTTCTCGTTTAGGCCACACGCTGTCTGTTTATGGAGGCAGGAAAATACTTATGTTTGGGGGTCTTGCCAAGAGCGGTCCTCTGCGTTTTCGATCAAGTGATGTATTTACCATGGATCTCAGCGAGGAAGAACCATGCTGGAGATGTGTTACAGGAAGTGGAATGCCTGGTGCCGGAAATCCTGGAGGCGTTGCTCCTCCACCAAGGCTTGATCACGTGGCAGTAAGTCTCCCTGGTGGCAGAATTCTGGTCTTTGGTGGGTCCGTTGCTGGTCTCCACTCAGCATCTCGGCTCTACATTTTGGATCCAACAGAAGAGAAGCCTACATGGAGGATATTGAATGTACCTGGTCGGCTTCCAAGATTTGCTTGGGGACATAGCACATGTATTGTTGGAGGAACTAGAGCAATAGTCCTCGGAGGTCAAACTGGTGAAGAATGGATGCTCAGTGAGCTTCATGAACTATCCTTAGCGAGCTCTGCCATATGA